In a single window of the Pseudodesulfovibrio profundus genome:
- a CDS encoding alanine dehydrogenase: MKFFDSDLAAVITQALHPQMFMGRCSVFMRERGVPLRIGVLKEVKAGENRVALTPGGVKTLAGDGHELFVEAGAGARCDAPDAEYQAAGAIIVPDAMAVSENSDLLTKVKEPQPEEFDIFREGQILYSYVHSETRLPLIRTLLDKKITAIALENVRTDDGRFPLLEPMSIIAGQYGVMIGGEYLQCRHGGRGISLVRFPGLPPAKVVVLGAGPAGESAARTAAGLGAQVTLTELSFDKIRELTPVLPANIKLVNASEPSVHDEILEADMVVHTTTIPPDSSYHIIPRTMLPQMKRGSVIVDVTANLRGGVESIDRYTTHADPVWEVDGVIHYAVTNIPSAVAATASRAYEAAHLGWLRQVAAKGAKTALAENPPLLRGLTAAEGILSWHEAGTMQQLDWMEPHKALEQMV; the protein is encoded by the coding sequence GTGAAATTTTTTGATAGTGATTTGGCCGCTGTAATTACGCAGGCGCTTCATCCACAGATGTTCATGGGGCGCTGTTCCGTGTTCATGAGAGAAAGAGGAGTTCCCTTGCGCATAGGTGTGCTGAAAGAGGTGAAAGCGGGAGAAAACCGCGTTGCCCTGACCCCTGGCGGTGTCAAAACCCTGGCCGGCGACGGCCATGAATTGTTTGTGGAAGCAGGTGCCGGTGCGCGTTGCGATGCGCCCGATGCAGAATACCAGGCAGCTGGTGCGATCATCGTACCCGATGCCATGGCGGTTTCGGAAAACAGCGATCTGCTGACCAAGGTGAAGGAACCGCAGCCCGAAGAATTTGACATTTTTCGTGAAGGGCAGATCCTTTACAGCTATGTGCACAGTGAAACGCGACTGCCGCTGATTCGCACGCTGCTTGATAAAAAGATTACGGCCATTGCGCTGGAAAACGTCCGGACCGATGATGGCCGTTTTCCGCTGTTGGAGCCCATGTCCATTATTGCAGGCCAGTATGGTGTCATGATCGGCGGCGAATATCTTCAGTGTCGTCACGGTGGGCGTGGCATCAGTCTTGTCCGCTTTCCCGGTCTGCCTCCGGCAAAGGTCGTGGTCCTTGGTGCCGGTCCTGCTGGTGAGTCCGCAGCCCGTACCGCTGCCGGTCTCGGGGCGCAGGTTACACTGACAGAACTTTCATTCGACAAAATCCGCGAACTCACCCCTGTTCTTCCGGCCAATATCAAGCTGGTCAACGCGTCCGAGCCTTCTGTTCACGACGAAATCCTTGAGGCGGACATGGTAGTGCATACCACCACCATCCCGCCCGACAGCAGCTATCATATCATTCCCCGGACCATGCTCCCGCAGATGAAGCGTGGCTCCGTAATTGTAGATGTCACTGCCAACCTTCGTGGCGGCGTCGAGAGTATCGACCGGTATACCACCCACGCCGATCCGGTATGGGAAGTGGACGGTGTCATTCATTATGCCGTGACGAATATCCCCAGCGCCGTGGCCGCGACTGCCTCCCGCGCTTACGAAGCCGCCCATCTGGGCTGGTTGCGGCAGGTGGCAGCGAAAGGGGCGAAGACTGCCCTTGCCGAGAATCCTCCATTGTTGCGTGGCCTGACTGCCGCTGAGGGTATTCTCAGTTGGCATGAAGCAGGCACCATGCAGCAGCTCGACTGGATGGAGCCTCACAAAGCTTTGGAACAAATGGTGTAA
- a CDS encoding ABC transporter substrate-binding protein: protein MMKRIVSLALMLCMVLGAVQTASADALDEIIKRGELRVAVQTQGPPFSFVDKNGERTGSSVEFCKMMAEEMGVKIKFLDYDWDGLIPALLSGKADMLAGDMTANLKRALRVSFTDAFYYTGSVAVTKSGSELTSWEQLNNPDVKIAVLIGGTGEADAKRLFPNAEIKSYKGGGPILLNAIMAGHADVAVNDKSAIVGGMTSFPEGSMTIIPGVMSEQPLAFAVRPQDEHLRQWINLFFKWVKADGRYDANIDYWVDSLDWKKDH from the coding sequence ATGATGAAACGTATTGTTAGTCTTGCCCTTATGCTCTGTATGGTTCTGGGTGCCGTCCAGACCGCTTCTGCCGATGCATTGGATGAAATCATCAAACGTGGTGAGCTGCGTGTCGCAGTTCAGACCCAGGGCCCTCCGTTCAGCTTTGTTGACAAGAACGGTGAGCGCACCGGTAGCTCCGTTGAATTCTGTAAGATGATGGCCGAAGAAATGGGCGTTAAGATCAAGTTCCTCGATTACGACTGGGACGGCCTGATCCCCGCACTGCTTTCCGGTAAAGCCGACATGCTCGCTGGCGACATGACCGCAAACCTGAAGCGTGCCCTGCGTGTTTCTTTCACTGATGCTTTCTACTACACCGGCTCCGTTGCCGTGACCAAGTCCGGTTCCGAGCTGACCTCCTGGGAACAGCTGAACAACCCTGACGTGAAAATCGCCGTTCTGATCGGTGGTACCGGTGAAGCCGACGCCAAGCGTCTCTTCCCCAACGCCGAAATCAAGTCCTACAAGGGCGGCGGTCCTATCCTGCTGAACGCCATCATGGCCGGTCATGCTGATGTTGCCGTCAATGACAAGTCCGCTATCGTCGGTGGTATGACTTCTTTCCCCGAAGGCTCCATGACCATCATTCCCGGTGTCATGTCCGAGCAGCCTCTGGCATTTGCCGTTCGTCCCCAGGATGAGCACCTGCGCCAGTGGATCAATCTGTTCTTCAAGTGGGTTAAGGCCGATGGCCGCTACGATGCCAATATCGACTACTGGGTCGATTCCCTGGATTGGAAGAAAGACCACTAG
- a CDS encoding amino acid ABC transporter permease, with the protein MLEYFNFRIIWEYMPLFLDGLVQTSWISLVGIIGSLIIGMIACACRISGIKALVAISVVYIEVIRSTPLLVQLYFLYFGLPSLGFQVNELNTGLVALSCNSGAYVAEILRSGIKGIPVGQVEAAMGQGFNIVQRFGYIILPQALANTMPSMLGQAIVLVKDSAVLSLISVMELTRAGQLLNSERFMPTEAFFTVAAFYLFLYYLLKGATKLFQRRLTFRSA; encoded by the coding sequence ATGCTAGAATATTTCAATTTTCGTATTATATGGGAGTACATGCCGCTCTTTCTGGACGGCTTGGTGCAGACCTCGTGGATTTCGTTGGTCGGCATTATCGGCTCCCTGATCATTGGCATGATCGCGTGTGCCTGCCGTATCTCAGGCATCAAGGCTTTGGTCGCCATTTCAGTGGTCTACATCGAAGTCATTCGCTCCACGCCGCTGCTCGTGCAACTCTACTTTCTCTACTTCGGCCTGCCGTCCCTCGGATTCCAGGTCAATGAACTCAATACCGGACTGGTCGCATTGTCGTGCAACTCCGGGGCGTACGTGGCGGAAATCCTCCGGTCGGGCATCAAAGGTATTCCCGTTGGTCAGGTGGAAGCAGCCATGGGCCAGGGGTTCAATATCGTGCAGCGGTTCGGATACATCATCCTGCCCCAGGCGTTGGCCAATACCATGCCTTCCATGCTGGGACAGGCCATCGTGCTGGTCAAGGACTCTGCCGTGCTGTCGCTGATCTCCGTCATGGAGCTGACCCGTGCGGGCCAGTTGCTCAACTCCGAGCGTTTCATGCCCACCGAAGCCTTTTTCACCGTGGCCGCCTTCTATCTCTTCCTGTACTACCTGCTTAAAGGCGCCACCAAGTTATTCCAACGACGTCTGACCTTCAGGAGCGCGTAA
- a CDS encoding amino acid ABC transporter permease: MWGFYFDQLMASLPLFYKGLGMTVAVSALSLVGGTIIGVMAGIFRANSGSFMSRLLSIYVDFMRGTPFLVQVFIIFFILPEVGLHLEAFEAAVFSLTLYSGAYICEIVSAAIQAVPPGQAEACRSLGHTWRQTMWLVILPQALRMALPSLVGQYVLLIKDSSIVSVIGVTDITRAGWLTVQRIPEGVMVFGLVGLMYFLVCFPLIQISNRLEKRYSTGELKL; encoded by the coding sequence ATGTGGGGATTCTATTTCGACCAACTCATGGCTAGCCTGCCCCTGTTCTACAAGGGGCTGGGGATGACAGTCGCTGTTTCCGCCCTCAGTCTGGTGGGTGGAACGATCATTGGTGTCATGGCGGGTATCTTCCGCGCCAACTCGGGGTCATTCATGTCCCGCCTGCTGTCGATTTATGTCGACTTCATGCGCGGAACACCGTTCCTGGTCCAGGTCTTCATCATTTTCTTCATCCTTCCGGAAGTCGGTTTGCATCTGGAAGCGTTTGAAGCGGCCGTATTCAGCCTCACGCTCTATTCGGGCGCGTATATCTGCGAGATCGTGTCCGCAGCCATCCAGGCGGTGCCGCCCGGACAGGCCGAGGCATGCCGTTCGTTGGGCCATACCTGGCGACAGACCATGTGGCTTGTCATTCTGCCTCAGGCGCTGCGAATGGCTTTGCCGTCCCTTGTCGGGCAGTATGTGCTGCTGATCAAGGACTCTTCCATCGTATCCGTTATCGGTGTCACCGACATCACCCGCGCCGGATGGTTGACCGTGCAGCGCATCCCCGAGGGGGTCATGGTCTTTGGACTGGTCGGCTTGATGTACTTTCTGGTTTGCTTCCCGCTCATCCAGATATCGAACAGGCTTGAGAAGCGCTATTCGACAGGGGAGTTGAAGCTCTAA
- a CDS encoding GAK system XXXCH domain-containing protein, whose translation MSSLKLDKYLSREELPDFFRELASALETGEGGELSCANEFKKMKFTVKDEYGQISLRAKIKSAADCVSEDIDLIPDAEDADPNAVPPKPKYKALKKRMGKSFKVLFKMIHQGQMPPKAAVEEFLSDSKLMVAYPGYGDPYYEEYIAACDAFAAAYAVADMDLLNETVDKLVHQKGHCHAKYK comes from the coding sequence ATGAGTTCTCTGAAATTGGATAAGTACCTGTCACGCGAAGAGTTGCCCGACTTCTTCCGTGAGTTGGCGAGCGCCCTCGAAACAGGTGAGGGTGGCGAACTTTCATGTGCCAACGAATTCAAGAAGATGAAATTCACCGTCAAGGATGAATACGGGCAGATATCCCTGCGGGCCAAGATCAAGTCCGCTGCGGATTGTGTTTCCGAAGATATCGATTTGATACCTGACGCAGAAGATGCCGATCCGAATGCTGTGCCGCCCAAACCGAAATACAAGGCGCTCAAAAAGCGCATGGGCAAGAGCTTCAAGGTTCTTTTCAAGATGATTCATCAGGGGCAAATGCCTCCCAAGGCGGCTGTGGAGGAGTTTCTTTCAGACTCCAAGCTCATGGTTGCCTATCCGGGGTATGGCGATCCCTATTATGAGGAATACATTGCGGCTTGCGATGCCTTTGCTGCGGCCTATGCCGTGGCTGACATGGATTTGCTCAATGAAACAGTCGATAAGCTCGTGCACCAAAAAGGCCATTGCCACGCCAAGTACAAGTAG
- a CDS encoding zinc-dependent alcohol dehydrogenase family protein: MMLRSFGDQYDFDLREVSVPTPKPGEVLIRVVGSSFNPIDNKIATLGSALGFAPELPAILGMDVSGVVVEAGCGFSRFQPGDAIYGCAGGLGNIPGALAEYMVVDERLMARAPENMELADAASLPLVSITAWLGLFAKAGIAPGETLLVQGGAGGVGHIATQLGVYAGAEVHATVSSDTKSMIVESLGAIPVNYRETDLVEYTQEVTDGDGFDVIYDTVGGANLDVSFPLAGIGGSVVTTVSRSTNDLSPLHAKSLSLHVVFMLLPLMTGQGRWQYGDILREITSLIEADELAVLLDESRFHFTEISQAHRYWATGEAMGKIVIDYSE; encoded by the coding sequence ATGATGCTTAGGTCGTTTGGCGATCAATATGATTTCGACTTGCGTGAGGTTTCCGTGCCGACTCCAAAGCCCGGTGAAGTCCTGATTCGGGTTGTCGGGTCGAGTTTCAATCCCATTGATAACAAGATTGCCACACTGGGGAGTGCCTTGGGTTTTGCGCCCGAGTTGCCTGCCATTTTGGGCATGGATGTCTCCGGTGTCGTGGTCGAGGCTGGCTGCGGTTTTTCCCGTTTCCAGCCGGGAGATGCTATCTATGGTTGTGCCGGAGGGCTGGGTAACATTCCCGGTGCCTTAGCCGAATACATGGTCGTGGATGAACGACTGATGGCCAGAGCGCCCGAGAATATGGAGCTTGCGGATGCGGCGAGCCTGCCACTGGTATCGATCACGGCGTGGCTTGGTTTGTTCGCCAAGGCGGGGATCGCTCCGGGCGAAACCCTGCTGGTGCAGGGCGGTGCCGGTGGGGTCGGGCATATTGCAACCCAGCTTGGCGTGTACGCCGGAGCCGAGGTGCATGCTACAGTCTCTTCGGATACCAAATCCATGATCGTGGAAAGCCTTGGCGCTATCCCGGTCAACTACCGCGAGACCGATCTTGTCGAGTATACGCAGGAAGTGACGGATGGCGACGGATTTGACGTGATTTACGATACGGTTGGCGGTGCCAATCTTGATGTCTCATTCCCGTTGGCCGGGATCGGCGGCAGCGTCGTCACTACGGTCAGTCGCTCCACCAATGATCTGAGTCCGCTGCATGCCAAATCACTGTCGCTCCATGTGGTGTTTATGCTGTTGCCGCTGATGACAGGGCAGGGACGGTGGCAGTACGGCGATATCCTGCGCGAAATCACCTCATTGATTGAAGCGGATGAACTGGCTGTGCTGCTTGATGAATCCCGGTTCCACTTCACGGAAATATCCCAAGCGCACAGATACTGGGCTACAGGCGAGGCCATGGGCAAGATTGTCATTGATTATAGTGAGTAA
- a CDS encoding type I secretion system permease/ATPase, translating into MPSDKKTPPNTAQEPVAPTEETARSKPSAAKPDAPKPKQGAGAPPPGAGKQQPPQSNRPEALSRDERLDHKDIDFQPPLVICLSIISRLLGKPVSSATLKAGIPQQEGVITAASIVRAAERIGFKAKTVHRKTPRSISKLVLPSILLLRGGNACVLLDTDDNKARVIIPGHGMDETEMPMDKLEEEYTGYAILCHRASKLDKRASELKQVKSKRWFWGVMLKFWPIYKHVIGASIMTNLIIVASPLFVMNVYDRVIPNNAIDTLWALAIGIGIAYLFDFLLKNLRSYFVDVAGRNADVLIGSRIMQHLMSARLDHMPESAGAVANNVREFESLREFFSSSSLVALIDMPFLILFIAVIHFIGGPIAWPIFIAVPLVILFGLFLQVPFQHIIENHYKESTQKNALLFEIVHGLETIKTSMAEGRMQARWENVVGMSAQSNSSAKVFANLSITFSVFVTQMVSVAIIIIGVFLISKGELTVGGLIACNILSGRAMAPLSAVAGLLSRFQQSRMALNALDMLMDMPSERPDDKETFHYGEMEASMQLENVSFSYPGTDKAVLNEVNLMLKPGDKVGIVGRTGAGKSTLGKLCVGLYQPVAGSVKVGNIDLRQMDVADLRRKVGYVSQDSLLFYGTLRDNIAFGLPEADDQSIKFAADVAGVNDFVTDHPAGFGMMVGERGSSLSGGQRQAVSVARAILPDPEILIMDEPSSNMDNQSEYRLKSKLEPYIKDKTVIVITHRHSMLDLVDRLVIMDKGRIVVDGPKQAVLDGLRSGKIKVSM; encoded by the coding sequence ATGCCATCAGATAAAAAAACTCCACCCAATACAGCGCAAGAGCCGGTAGCTCCCACAGAGGAAACCGCCCGCTCAAAGCCTTCGGCGGCCAAGCCGGATGCTCCCAAGCCGAAACAGGGCGCTGGTGCTCCTCCGCCCGGAGCTGGCAAGCAGCAGCCCCCTCAGTCCAATAGGCCGGAAGCATTGAGCAGGGATGAACGGCTCGACCATAAAGACATCGATTTTCAGCCGCCCCTTGTCATCTGCCTGTCCATCATAAGTCGTCTTTTGGGCAAGCCCGTTTCATCGGCAACGCTCAAGGCGGGTATTCCCCAGCAGGAAGGGGTCATTACTGCGGCTTCCATTGTTCGCGCTGCCGAACGGATTGGCTTCAAGGCCAAAACCGTTCATCGCAAGACACCTCGGTCAATATCCAAACTGGTCCTTCCGTCCATCCTGCTGCTGCGAGGCGGCAATGCCTGCGTTCTGCTGGATACGGATGACAATAAGGCACGGGTTATCATCCCCGGTCACGGCATGGATGAAACCGAGATGCCCATGGACAAGCTTGAAGAGGAGTACACCGGATACGCCATTCTGTGCCATCGCGCATCAAAGCTCGACAAACGGGCCAGTGAACTGAAGCAGGTCAAGAGCAAGCGGTGGTTCTGGGGCGTGATGCTCAAATTCTGGCCCATCTACAAGCACGTTATCGGCGCGTCCATCATGACCAACCTGATCATTGTTGCGTCGCCGCTGTTCGTGATGAACGTCTATGATCGGGTCATACCGAATAATGCCATCGACACGCTGTGGGCGTTGGCCATCGGTATAGGTATCGCTTATCTTTTCGACTTTCTGCTGAAAAATCTTCGCTCCTATTTCGTGGACGTGGCCGGACGCAATGCCGACGTATTGATCGGGTCGCGCATCATGCAGCATCTCATGTCGGCCCGACTGGACCACATGCCGGAGTCGGCCGGAGCCGTTGCCAACAATGTGCGTGAATTCGAGTCACTACGAGAGTTCTTCAGTTCCAGTTCGCTGGTGGCGCTCATCGACATGCCGTTTTTGATACTGTTCATTGCGGTTATTCATTTTATCGGCGGTCCCATTGCATGGCCCATATTTATCGCTGTGCCGTTGGTCATCCTGTTCGGCCTGTTCCTGCAGGTGCCGTTTCAGCACATCATCGAAAACCACTACAAGGAATCCACGCAGAAGAACGCGCTTCTTTTCGAGATCGTTCACGGGTTGGAGACCATCAAAACCTCCATGGCAGAAGGTCGCATGCAGGCCCGCTGGGAGAATGTCGTCGGTATGTCGGCCCAGTCCAACAGCAGCGCAAAGGTCTTTGCCAACCTGTCCATCACGTTTTCGGTGTTCGTCACCCAGATGGTGTCCGTTGCGATCATCATCATCGGTGTTTTTCTGATTTCCAAGGGTGAACTGACCGTTGGTGGGCTTATCGCCTGTAATATCCTTTCGGGGCGGGCCATGGCGCCGCTGAGTGCGGTCGCAGGGCTGCTCTCCCGTTTCCAGCAGTCGCGCATGGCGCTTAATGCGCTGGATATGCTCATGGACATGCCTTCTGAGCGTCCTGATGACAAAGAGACATTTCATTACGGTGAGATGGAAGCATCCATGCAGTTGGAGAATGTTTCCTTCAGCTATCCCGGTACGGATAAGGCGGTCCTCAATGAGGTCAATCTGATGCTCAAACCCGGCGACAAGGTCGGTATTGTCGGACGAACCGGTGCGGGTAAATCCACCCTCGGCAAGCTGTGTGTGGGGCTGTATCAGCCTGTGGCCGGTTCGGTGAAGGTGGGTAACATCGATCTGCGGCAAATGGATGTGGCTGATCTTCGACGTAAGGTTGGCTATGTGTCGCAGGATTCGCTGCTCTTCTACGGTACCCTTCGCGACAATATCGCCTTTGGCCTGCCCGAGGCCGACGACCAGTCCATCAAGTTTGCCGCCGACGTAGCCGGAGTCAACGATTTCGTTACCGATCATCCCGCCGGATTCGGCATGATGGTCGGCGAGCGGGGATCGTCCCTGTCAGGCGGGCAGCGACAGGCTGTATCCGTTGCCAGGGCCATTCTTCCCGACCCGGAAATCCTGATCATGGATGAGCCTTCCAGCAATATGGACAACCAGTCCGAATACCGGCTCAAATCAAAGCTGGAACCGTATATCAAGGACAAGACGGTCATCGTGATCACCCACCGCCATTCCATGCTTGATCTGGTCGACCGGCTGGTGATCATGGACAAGGGACGCATCGTGGTGGACGGTCCCAAGCAGGCTGTGCTCGACGGCTTGCGATCCGGCAAGATCAAGGTTTCCATGTGA
- a CDS encoding HlyD family type I secretion periplasmic adaptor subunit gives MKKYDKETLLFMSEVDQAMYGKGRRYTYIMSTCIILMFVGFLVWAKFAVLDEVTRGFGRIIPSQRIQEIQNLEGGILSDIYVNEGQVVEKGDVLCRLHNEQAASFYRDAQAKALEHRAAIARLIGVVEGIEPVFDEELKEKAPQLVNDQRRIFKAQKEQLDIELALLRDQYEQKQQEVNEMAGRRKQLLSSLKVAEKQLDITRPLVKKQIHSELDFLNLEQKVVELRGDVDALRLGIPRVQSAAREALGRIEQRKAEHRSAALEEINERRLELISIRESLAAGSDRVTRTDVRSPVRGIVKSIYINTLGGVVQPGESIMEVVPLDDTLLVEAQIKPADIAFLHPQQKAQVKITAYDFSIYGGLEGTVEHISADTIENEKGESFYLVKVRTTQNVMKYRGQELPIIPGMTAQVDILTGEKSVLDYLLKPILKAKQNALRER, from the coding sequence ATGAAGAAATACGATAAAGAAACGTTGCTGTTCATGTCCGAGGTGGACCAGGCCATGTATGGAAAAGGCCGCCGCTACACCTACATCATGTCCACCTGCATTATCCTGATGTTCGTGGGCTTCCTGGTATGGGCAAAGTTCGCCGTGCTCGACGAGGTGACTCGTGGATTCGGGCGCATCATTCCCTCCCAGCGCATTCAGGAAATCCAGAACCTTGAAGGCGGTATCCTTAGCGATATCTACGTCAACGAGGGGCAGGTGGTTGAAAAGGGCGATGTTCTTTGCCGTCTGCATAACGAGCAGGCCGCCAGTTTTTATCGTGACGCACAGGCCAAGGCCCTGGAGCACCGTGCCGCCATCGCCCGACTCATTGGCGTGGTGGAAGGCATTGAACCAGTATTTGATGAAGAGTTGAAAGAAAAGGCTCCACAATTGGTCAATGACCAACGCCGGATATTCAAGGCACAAAAAGAACAGTTGGACATAGAACTCGCCCTCTTGCGCGACCAGTACGAGCAGAAGCAGCAGGAAGTGAACGAGATGGCGGGGCGCCGGAAGCAACTGCTTTCCAGTCTGAAGGTGGCGGAAAAGCAGTTGGATATCACTCGCCCGCTGGTCAAGAAGCAGATCCACTCCGAGTTGGACTTTCTCAATCTTGAACAAAAAGTCGTGGAGCTTCGAGGTGATGTGGACGCCCTGCGTCTGGGGATACCCAGAGTGCAGAGTGCCGCCAGAGAAGCACTGGGACGCATCGAACAACGCAAGGCCGAGCACCGCTCCGCAGCGTTGGAAGAGATCAACGAGCGGCGCCTTGAATTGATTTCCATTCGTGAGTCCTTGGCAGCAGGAAGTGATCGCGTGACCCGAACCGATGTTCGTTCCCCGGTCAGAGGTATCGTAAAATCCATTTATATCAATACGCTTGGTGGTGTTGTGCAGCCCGGCGAGTCGATCATGGAAGTGGTCCCTCTCGACGACACCCTGTTGGTGGAAGCGCAGATCAAGCCGGCGGATATCGCATTCCTCCATCCCCAGCAAAAAGCACAGGTCAAGATCACTGCCTATGACTTTTCCATCTATGGTGGATTGGAAGGGACAGTCGAGCACATCAGCGCGGATACCATTGAAAACGAGAAAGGGGAGAGCTTCTACCTCGTCAAGGTGCGCACTACCCAGAACGTGATGAAGTATCGCGGTCAGGAATTGCCCATTATTCCGGGCATGACTGCTCAGGTGGATATCCTGACCGGAGAGAAGTCCGTGCTCGACTATCTGCTCAAGCCCATCCTCAAGGCCAAGCAAAACGCGCTTAGGGAGCGCTAG
- a CDS encoding transglutaminase-like cysteine peptidase: MTERSSILHPAAMLVCVACIVVCLCCGPAAAADSAPPKVKLFGTVEFKGKIKQLPNWTRVLGKMEKWKGFFQYISTAKLPSKSGWSKLVKEVEGQDAMGKLKAVNKFFNLWPYRLDAANYGVSDYWATPMEFLKKSGDCEDYAIAKYYALQEFGFSIDSMRIVAVKDYIRGIGHAVLVVYTDSGAYVLDNQTNMVLSHARYKHYIPQYSVNEKFRWMHVPTKKRFGKKATTNNVKQENVLPVP; this comes from the coding sequence ATGACTGAGAGGTCGTCCATATTACATCCGGCGGCGATGCTCGTGTGTGTTGCGTGCATCGTCGTCTGCCTTTGCTGTGGTCCGGCCGCAGCAGCAGATTCCGCGCCTCCCAAGGTGAAGCTCTTTGGTACCGTGGAGTTCAAGGGGAAGATCAAGCAATTGCCCAACTGGACCCGTGTGCTCGGTAAAATGGAAAAGTGGAAAGGGTTCTTCCAGTACATTTCCACTGCCAAGCTGCCCTCGAAATCAGGTTGGTCCAAGCTGGTCAAGGAAGTTGAAGGGCAGGACGCCATGGGCAAGCTCAAAGCCGTCAACAAGTTCTTCAACCTGTGGCCCTACCGGCTGGATGCTGCCAACTATGGCGTATCGGACTATTGGGCCACCCCCATGGAGTTTCTTAAGAAATCAGGCGATTGCGAGGACTATGCAATCGCCAAGTACTATGCCTTGCAGGAGTTCGGTTTTTCGATCGACTCCATGCGCATTGTGGCCGTGAAGGATTACATCCGAGGCATCGGCCATGCCGTGCTCGTCGTCTATACCGATAGCGGGGCATACGTGCTCGATAATCAGACGAACATGGTGCTGTCCCACGCTCGGTACAAGCACTATATTCCCCAGTATTCAGTAAATGAGAAATTTCGTTGGATGCACGTTCCCACCAAAAAACGGTTCGGGAAGAAAGCGACAACGAACAACGTGAAACAGGAAAACGTTTTACCTGTTCCGTAA